In the Marinomonas algicola genome, one interval contains:
- the ubiG gene encoding bifunctional 2-polyprenyl-6-hydroxyphenol methylase/3-demethylubiquinol 3-O-methyltransferase UbiG, giving the protein MTTESQNVDAHEIAKFEALASRWWDKESEFKPLHEINPLRVNYINDATNLKGKKVIDIGCGGGILSEAMAKLGANVKGIDMGEAPLGVARLHLLESKLDIDYERITAEAIAERETEQYDVVTCLEMLEHVPDPSSIVAACAKLVKPGGHVFFSTINRNPKAYLFAVVGAEYVLNMLPKGTHDYAKFIQPAELNNYARNSGLEVENLIGMTYNPLTKIYKLNEKDVSVNYLMRTHKPT; this is encoded by the coding sequence ATGACAACTGAATCACAAAATGTAGACGCACATGAAATTGCCAAGTTTGAAGCATTGGCCAGCCGCTGGTGGGATAAAGAAAGTGAATTCAAACCTTTACATGAAATCAACCCCCTAAGAGTCAATTACATCAATGATGCAACCAATTTAAAGGGTAAAAAAGTCATCGATATTGGCTGTGGCGGTGGCATATTATCAGAAGCAATGGCCAAATTAGGAGCTAACGTCAAAGGTATCGATATGGGTGAAGCTCCCTTAGGCGTTGCTCGTCTTCACCTTCTTGAAAGCAAGCTCGACATCGACTATGAACGCATCACAGCCGAAGCCATTGCCGAGCGAGAAACGGAACAGTACGATGTAGTAACCTGCCTTGAAATGCTTGAACACGTACCTGATCCTTCCTCGATTGTAGCCGCATGTGCAAAATTGGTAAAACCAGGCGGACACGTTTTTTTCTCAACCATTAACCGTAACCCGAAAGCCTATTTATTTGCCGTCGTTGGTGCTGAGTACGTATTAAACATGCTTCCAAAGGGCACTCACGATTACGCAAAATTCATCCAACCTGCCGAATTAAATAACTACGCACGAAACTCTGGCTTGGAAGTGGAAAACTTAATTGGCATGACTTACAACCCCCTGACCAAGATATATAAGCTAAATGAAAAAGACGTATCAGTAAATTATCTTATGAGAACGCATAAGCCAACTTAA
- a CDS encoding YciK family oxidoreductase, with product MLDYQAPNDLLKDKVILVTGAGEGIGRSAALHYAAHGATVILLGRTTKKLEDVYDEIEARGYPQAAIVPLNLDSAAEHDYIEIANTIQSEFGRIDGLLHNASILGDRTGLANYEPSTFDQVMRVNVSSQFLLTQSLMPLLLDAPEGSIIFTTSSVGRKARAYWGAYAVSKFATEAMMQLLADELENTSNIRVNAINPGATRTNMRARAFPAENPSSVLAPDELMPLYLYLMGHDSKDVNGQSIDAQPNRKASN from the coding sequence ATGCTCGACTATCAAGCTCCCAATGACTTACTTAAAGACAAAGTTATTCTCGTAACTGGCGCAGGAGAAGGCATAGGTCGCTCTGCGGCCTTACATTATGCTGCCCATGGCGCAACGGTTATTTTGTTAGGTCGAACAACCAAAAAGCTTGAAGACGTTTATGACGAAATTGAAGCTCGAGGCTACCCGCAAGCCGCCATCGTACCTTTAAACCTAGACTCCGCAGCAGAACATGATTACATTGAAATAGCGAACACCATACAATCCGAGTTTGGCCGCATTGACGGCCTTCTTCACAATGCAAGTATACTTGGAGACAGAACGGGACTGGCAAATTACGAGCCAAGTACCTTCGACCAAGTTATGCGGGTTAATGTATCAAGCCAATTTTTACTAACTCAATCGCTAATGCCATTACTGCTTGACGCGCCTGAGGGATCAATTATCTTCACTACCTCTAGCGTGGGTCGCAAGGCCAGAGCTTATTGGGGAGCTTACGCTGTTTCTAAGTTTGCCACTGAAGCCATGATGCAACTTCTTGCAGATGAGCTAGAAAACACCTCGAATATTCGAGTTAATGCCATAAACCCCGGGGCAACACGCACCAATATGAGAGCAAGAGCCTTCCCTGCCGAGAACCCATCTTCAGTTCTTGCACCTGATGAACTAATGCCTCTTTATTTATACCTCATGGGCCACGACAGTAAAGATGTCAATGGCCAATCAATAGACGCCCAACCAAACCGCAAAGCATCCAATTAG
- a CDS encoding insulinase family protein gives MKKLYAFTSIILVLLTFVFANQNLAIASSLSTETQNNMTQISKSKNDKSLYKSLVLENGLRVLLVSDPIAEKSSASLSVNVGSFQDPHQQEGLAHFLEHMLFLGTEKFPDASSYQTFITENGGANNAYTSSNTTNYYFDIQEDHYSEALDRFSQFFISPLFSKEFADREKNAVHSEYLAKINDDSRRVNQAFKTLLNPQHPQSRFSVGRLDTLKDRPNADLQTQLKTLFDQYYKANNMALTLISTLPISELESLSKLFFTDIKGHPAPIIDTIPKTTLLQNQTPKMQFVEPIADFQKIKFLFPIPTQQKNYKSKPGQYLTYILGHEGSGSLLSYLKQQGWANALGASTGSPIGKEQIFSVSIRLTDDGLNHIDEVVGAFFYALTILKDSPIDPLYLNESKILSKLAFDYYDYIHPIRLSSILSSRLLHYPAEDILSSFKITNLAKEDDIQSLMSHLTHDNMLVQLISKKNFPTNWHDDDLIWDKETWYNTKYTNFHANDYFKNLFLHPPKHNGISLPEANPFLPENLDTINEFDEHPRLIFQQPGLIYWHRSDNQFEKPASNHFLAIRFENAADTPQHYLLNRLLTRLFDEAMSEQTYLPYVAGLGYRIYPHLNGVTINTSGYSDKQFYYLKQLLEAFLRFKPSKSRFEENKKQLLKDLSNQINTPPYQLAISKLSDLVTEESISNHQMIDALPSLTFEDLIQFMEPRLSSFNLVAFSNGNVTNEQSLEFAQTLLSLTTPFLNTRESVDNDPVSFAPTDRLTHEFTASSKDNSVLYVIREQTDLTLDDELRSKMFFAILNQLFATEFYSSLRTRQQFGYIVSTHNFVMQNIPSLAFTVQSPTRSTTDIQQAIEAFINNQNTRIEELSEHRFNKAKNTIMQSLLREPKSLKETTGRDWREIAKLAPDFKRKERLIDTLKTLSMDEFTSFYKDKVVNGHATRLLIHNHPITLNQSNEIKWLKI, from the coding sequence ATGAAAAAACTTTACGCTTTTACCTCTATCATCTTAGTTTTGCTTACTTTTGTTTTTGCAAATCAAAACTTAGCAATCGCCAGCAGCCTTTCGACTGAAACTCAGAACAACATGACTCAAATTTCAAAAAGTAAAAACGACAAAAGTCTCTACAAAAGTCTAGTCTTAGAGAATGGCCTACGGGTTCTGTTGGTTTCGGACCCCATTGCTGAAAAATCATCCGCATCACTGTCAGTGAATGTGGGTTCTTTCCAAGACCCGCACCAACAAGAAGGCTTAGCTCATTTTCTCGAACATATGCTTTTTTTAGGTACAGAAAAGTTTCCAGATGCCTCTTCTTACCAAACCTTTATTACGGAAAATGGTGGCGCCAATAATGCTTACACAAGCAGTAATACAACAAACTATTACTTTGATATACAGGAAGACCATTATTCAGAAGCATTGGATCGATTTTCTCAATTCTTTATCAGTCCACTTTTTAGTAAAGAGTTTGCTGACAGAGAAAAAAACGCCGTACATTCAGAATACCTTGCAAAAATAAACGACGATTCAAGACGTGTTAACCAAGCGTTTAAGACACTTTTAAACCCTCAACACCCACAAAGTCGTTTTAGTGTAGGCCGCTTAGATACCCTTAAAGACAGGCCTAACGCGGATTTACAAACTCAACTTAAAACACTCTTTGATCAATATTACAAAGCAAACAACATGGCACTCACTTTGATTTCAACTTTACCTATTAGTGAACTGGAATCGCTCTCCAAGCTGTTTTTTACCGATATAAAAGGCCATCCAGCGCCAATTATTGATACGATTCCTAAGACAACTTTACTGCAAAACCAAACCCCAAAAATGCAATTTGTGGAGCCTATTGCTGACTTTCAAAAAATAAAGTTTCTTTTCCCGATACCAACACAACAGAAAAACTATAAAAGCAAACCAGGGCAATACCTGACTTACATTCTCGGACATGAAGGTTCTGGCTCCTTATTGTCCTATTTAAAACAACAAGGATGGGCAAATGCTCTGGGAGCAAGCACAGGATCGCCTATTGGCAAAGAACAAATCTTTAGCGTTAGTATTCGATTAACGGATGACGGCTTAAATCATATAGATGAAGTCGTTGGGGCATTTTTTTACGCACTGACTATTTTAAAAGACAGCCCTATCGACCCTCTCTACCTGAATGAAAGTAAGATATTAAGCAAATTGGCGTTTGATTATTACGATTACATCCATCCTATTCGGTTATCATCAATCTTATCCAGTCGACTATTGCATTATCCAGCTGAAGACATTTTATCATCATTCAAAATCACCAACCTTGCGAAGGAAGACGACATTCAATCTCTAATGTCTCATCTCACTCATGATAATATGTTGGTACAACTCATTAGCAAAAAGAACTTTCCAACGAACTGGCATGATGACGACTTAATCTGGGATAAAGAGACCTGGTACAACACTAAGTATACAAACTTCCATGCAAACGACTATTTTAAGAATTTATTCCTGCACCCACCTAAACACAATGGGATATCACTCCCTGAGGCCAATCCGTTTTTACCTGAAAACTTAGACACTATTAATGAATTCGATGAACATCCACGTTTAATTTTTCAGCAACCAGGACTTATCTACTGGCACCGGTCTGACAATCAATTCGAAAAACCAGCAAGCAATCACTTTCTGGCCATTCGTTTTGAAAATGCAGCCGACACACCACAGCACTATCTATTAAATCGCTTATTAACAAGGCTGTTTGACGAAGCGATGAGTGAACAAACCTACTTACCTTATGTAGCAGGGCTTGGGTATCGAATTTACCCCCACTTAAATGGCGTAACCATAAATACTAGCGGCTATTCAGACAAACAATTCTACTATTTAAAACAGCTACTAGAAGCGTTTTTACGCTTCAAACCGTCAAAATCACGCTTCGAAGAAAATAAAAAGCAGCTTTTAAAAGATTTATCCAATCAAATAAACACCCCCCCCTATCAATTGGCTATTTCAAAACTTTCAGACCTAGTAACCGAAGAGAGTATTTCAAACCATCAAATGATTGATGCACTCCCTTCGCTAACATTCGAAGACCTTATTCAATTTATGGAACCTAGACTGTCATCCTTTAATCTTGTGGCCTTCAGTAATGGCAATGTCACCAATGAACAAAGCCTAGAGTTTGCGCAAACACTGCTTTCTTTAACCACTCCCTTTTTAAATACACGCGAAAGCGTTGACAATGATCCCGTTAGTTTTGCGCCTACAGACAGGTTAACTCATGAATTTACGGCAAGCAGCAAAGACAACTCTGTGCTATACGTTATCAGAGAGCAAACCGATTTGACGTTAGATGACGAACTTAGAAGTAAAATGTTTTTTGCCATACTTAATCAATTATTTGCAACCGAGTTTTACAGTTCTCTAAGGACAAGACAGCAGTTTGGCTATATTGTCAGTACACATAACTTTGTCATGCAAAACATTCCAAGTCTCGCCTTTACCGTTCAATCACCAACTCGGAGCACGACAGATATACAACAAGCCATAGAAGCATTTATTAACAATCAAAACACTCGCATAGAAGAGCTGAGTGAACATCGTTTTAATAAAGCTAAAAATACCATTATGCAAAGCCTTTTGAGAGAACCCAAAAGCCTTAAGGAAACAACAGGAAGAGATTGGCGAGAAATTGCCAAATTAGCACCAGACTTCAAAAGAAAAGAAAGGCTGATTGACACTCTAAAAACGTTATCGATGGATGAATTTACATCCTTCTACAAGGATAAAGTAGTGAATGGCCACGCCACTCGTCTGTTAATTCATAATCACCCTATAACACTCAATCAATCAAACGAAATAAAGTGGCTAAAAATTTAG
- a CDS encoding D-serine ammonia-lyase has product MSEFIASSVAQSCVVKCVSALEEITWFNPKKAVFHSIQDDLSLQMSDVLDAADRLSRFAPYLADVFPETAASQGIIESELVAIPVVQNTLTELIGAPITGRLLMKCDNQLPIAGSIKARGGIYEVLLHAERLAQANGLLKGNDAYRVFDSDAFKALFSTHQIVVGSTGNLGLSIGIMSAKLGFKVTVHMSSDAREWKKALLKSKGVNVVEHTADYSVAVEQGRQEAEQDDRAYFIDDEDSASLFLGYSVAALRLQKQLEAQNIVVDADHPLFVYLPCGVGGAPGGITFGLKQLFGDHVHCFFAEPTHSPCMLLGMETGLHHKIAVQDLGIDNLTCADGLAVGRPSAFVGPMMDALLSGVYTVSDENLYRYLAMLVDAENIQVEPSATAGLAGVIRLMNQGQEYLKAHQLDNKMSHATHIMWATGGDMVPEEERKKYYAHGKALY; this is encoded by the coding sequence TTGTCTGAGTTTATTGCTAGTTCCGTTGCTCAATCTTGCGTTGTTAAATGTGTCAGTGCGTTAGAAGAAATCACTTGGTTTAACCCAAAGAAAGCCGTATTTCATTCCATTCAAGATGATTTGTCATTGCAAATGTCCGATGTGTTGGATGCGGCAGATCGTTTGTCTCGCTTTGCACCTTATCTCGCGGATGTGTTTCCTGAAACAGCGGCCAGTCAGGGCATAATTGAATCAGAGCTTGTCGCCATTCCGGTGGTGCAAAATACCTTAACCGAATTAATAGGTGCACCGATTACGGGTCGTTTGCTGATGAAGTGTGACAACCAATTGCCCATCGCGGGTTCCATTAAGGCGCGAGGCGGTATATACGAAGTGCTATTGCATGCAGAGCGTTTGGCGCAGGCGAATGGCTTATTAAAAGGCAACGATGCGTATCGAGTGTTTGACTCGGACGCTTTTAAAGCTTTGTTTTCGACTCATCAAATCGTCGTCGGCTCGACAGGAAACCTTGGTTTAAGCATCGGTATTATGAGTGCAAAATTGGGCTTCAAAGTCACGGTTCATATGTCGTCGGATGCCAGAGAATGGAAGAAAGCCCTATTAAAAAGCAAGGGTGTGAATGTCGTTGAGCACACGGCGGATTACAGTGTGGCGGTAGAACAAGGTCGCCAAGAAGCAGAGCAAGATGACCGCGCGTATTTTATTGACGATGAAGATTCTGCCTCTTTATTTTTAGGTTACAGCGTGGCGGCCTTGCGTTTGCAAAAGCAACTGGAAGCACAAAATATTGTGGTGGACGCCGATCATCCGTTGTTTGTTTACCTTCCTTGTGGCGTTGGTGGCGCACCGGGTGGCATTACTTTTGGTCTCAAACAGCTATTTGGTGATCATGTGCATTGCTTTTTTGCCGAGCCAACCCATTCGCCTTGCATGTTATTGGGCATGGAAACGGGATTACACCATAAGATCGCTGTGCAAGACCTGGGTATAGACAATCTTACTTGCGCCGATGGTTTGGCCGTTGGTAGGCCCTCGGCTTTTGTCGGTCCCATGATGGACGCTTTGTTAAGCGGCGTATACACGGTATCTGATGAAAATCTGTATCGTTATTTGGCCATGCTGGTGGATGCTGAAAACATTCAGGTAGAGCCCTCAGCAACGGCAGGGTTGGCCGGTGTTATTAGGCTGATGAATCAGGGGCAGGAGTATTTAAAGGCGCATCAACTGGACAATAAAATGTCTCACGCAACGCACATTATGTGGGCGACAGGTGGTGACATGGTGCCTGAAGAAGAAAGAAAAAAGTATTATGCTCATGGTAAAGCGCTGTATTAA
- a CDS encoding amidase family protein, with protein sequence MEACDLNATEARRLMARKSLSVTELAQSCIDRMNLVNHAVNAMICSDPEDLLKQAKKAQQAIDKGEPLGALHGLPLCVKDMVDLTGFPTIFGSTLFKDNMATSDDPMIALLRSAGALPLGKTNNPEWSAGGNTRNAVYGVTANPFDVTRSAAGSSGGSAVLFTFSKRRRGFYWVLK encoded by the coding sequence ATGGAGGCGTGCGATTTAAATGCGACCGAAGCGCGACGTTTGATGGCGCGAAAGTCGTTGTCAGTGACGGAGTTGGCGCAAAGCTGTATAGACCGAATGAACTTAGTGAATCATGCCGTTAACGCGATGATCTGCAGTGACCCAGAGGATTTACTCAAACAAGCCAAAAAAGCTCAGCAAGCCATTGATAAAGGCGAGCCCTTAGGCGCGCTACATGGTTTGCCATTGTGTGTAAAAGACATGGTCGATTTAACCGGCTTTCCGACTATCTTTGGTAGCACCCTTTTTAAAGACAATATGGCGACTTCGGATGACCCTATGATCGCGCTGTTAAGAAGTGCTGGCGCCTTGCCGTTAGGGAAAACCAATAATCCAGAATGGAGCGCCGGTGGCAACACTCGTAACGCCGTTTACGGAGTTACCGCCAACCCGTTTGACGTGACACGCTCTGCCGCGGGGTCTTCGGGCGGTTCTGCTGTCTTGTTCACCTTCTCTAAAAGACGTAGAGGGTTTTATTGGGTTTTAAAATGA
- a CDS encoding pirin family protein codes for MIKHFPFQQLGKADHGWLKANHHFSFAHYYNPSRMEFGTLRVVNDDWVEPGQGFPPHPHNNMEIITFVRSGSVTHEDNKGNKGVTENGEVQVMSAGTGIVHSEYNLSKDPLTIYQIWIEPNQRNVKPRWEAKRFRNNNKNDGLSLLVSGYPEDQDDALFIYQEARVFGGKVSKGSTFEHKIHHQAYILASSGRFEVITDDATVILNTGDGAEVTKEASVRFTVLDDSEIVLIDAPSH; via the coding sequence ATGATTAAGCATTTTCCGTTTCAACAGCTAGGCAAAGCGGATCATGGATGGCTTAAAGCCAATCATCATTTTAGTTTTGCTCATTATTACAATCCTAGCCGTATGGAGTTTGGGACGCTAAGAGTGGTTAATGATGATTGGGTAGAGCCCGGTCAAGGGTTCCCACCCCACCCCCATAATAATATGGAAATTATTACGTTTGTGAGGAGTGGATCGGTGACCCATGAAGATAATAAAGGTAATAAAGGCGTCACTGAAAATGGAGAGGTTCAAGTAATGAGTGCAGGGACCGGTATTGTTCACTCAGAATACAATCTTTCTAAAGATCCGTTGACCATTTACCAAATATGGATTGAGCCAAATCAGCGTAATGTCAAGCCAAGGTGGGAAGCAAAACGTTTTCGAAATAACAATAAAAATGATGGTTTGAGCTTATTAGTCTCTGGCTATCCCGAAGATCAAGATGACGCTCTTTTTATTTATCAAGAGGCTCGTGTTTTTGGCGGCAAAGTGTCAAAGGGGTCTACTTTTGAGCATAAGATACATCATCAAGCTTATATATTGGCATCCAGTGGGCGTTTTGAGGTCATTACGGACGATGCGACAGTTATCTTAAATACCGGCGATGGAGCAGAAGTAACTAAAGAGGCAAGTGTTCGTTTTACTGTTTTGGATGACTCAGAGATTGTTTTAATTGACGCCCCTTCTCATTGA
- a CDS encoding glutathione S-transferase family protein has translation MGLIVKGKWVDQWYSTKASKGNFERQESRFRHSVSSEKDSLYQPESGRYHLYVSLACPWAHRTLIFRALKGLEQHITVSVVKAEMLENGWEFGEQGDPLFGFDYVYQVYLKSAPDYEGRVTVPVLWDKKTNTIVNNESSEIIRILNASFNELTGNHDDYYPAALRAEIDSVNERVYNTINNGVYRAGFATTQDAYNIAYTQLFDSLDWLEARLSKQRYLAGNSITEADWRLFTTLVRFDAVYHGHFKCNRNKLSEFENLSHYLRELFQISGIAETVDLEYTKRHYYASHKTINPTGVVPLGPLPSFDLPHNRATLF, from the coding sequence ATGGGCTTAATTGTTAAAGGTAAGTGGGTTGACCAGTGGTACAGTACCAAAGCATCTAAAGGCAATTTTGAGAGACAAGAAAGTCGTTTTAGGCACTCTGTCTCTTCTGAAAAAGACAGTCTATACCAACCTGAGAGCGGACGTTATCATTTGTATGTCTCTCTTGCTTGCCCTTGGGCGCATCGAACTTTGATTTTTAGGGCGTTAAAAGGGTTAGAGCAACATATTACGGTGAGTGTAGTTAAGGCTGAAATGCTTGAAAACGGCTGGGAGTTTGGCGAGCAGGGCGACCCATTATTTGGTTTCGATTACGTTTATCAAGTGTATCTTAAATCGGCTCCAGATTATGAAGGGCGAGTGACCGTTCCAGTGCTTTGGGATAAGAAAACCAACACTATTGTTAATAATGAATCCAGCGAAATTATTCGAATTTTGAACGCCTCTTTTAATGAGCTTACAGGTAATCATGATGATTACTATCCGGCCGCGTTAAGGGCGGAAATTGATTCGGTTAATGAACGGGTTTATAACACGATAAATAATGGCGTCTATCGAGCCGGTTTTGCAACCACTCAAGACGCTTACAATATTGCTTATACTCAGTTGTTCGATAGTTTGGACTGGTTGGAAGCACGTTTGTCTAAGCAACGTTATTTAGCTGGCAATAGTATAACAGAAGCCGATTGGCGTTTGTTTACCACCTTGGTTCGTTTTGATGCGGTCTACCACGGTCACTTTAAATGTAATCGTAATAAGTTATCTGAGTTCGAAAACCTGAGTCATTACCTCAGAGAGCTGTTTCAAATCTCAGGTATTGCTGAAACGGTGGATTTGGAATACACCAAAAGACACTATTATGCGAGTCACAAAACCATTAACCCAACGGGTGTCGTGCCATTAGGTCCATTGCCGTCATTTGACTTGCCGCATAATAGAGCAACTTTGTTTTAA
- a CDS encoding DoxX family protein — MNASILMNVMKTQNTLSALPLRLIAGIIFFAHGAQKLFAWFGGYGLEGTGQWMESIGMAPGYLMALLAGSTEFFGGLLLIIGLFTRPAALALAATMVVAILTVHISNGLFMSNNGYEFALALFAMSVALVFQGGGKFSIDAVLSNK, encoded by the coding sequence ATGAACGCATCAATTTTAATGAATGTTATGAAAACACAAAATACCTTATCGGCTTTACCATTACGCTTAATTGCCGGAATTATTTTCTTTGCTCATGGTGCTCAAAAGTTATTCGCTTGGTTTGGTGGTTATGGTCTTGAAGGTACAGGGCAGTGGATGGAGTCCATTGGTATGGCACCAGGTTATTTGATGGCTTTACTGGCTGGTAGTACAGAATTTTTTGGTGGTCTTTTACTTATTATAGGACTATTTACTCGACCTGCTGCTTTAGCGTTGGCGGCTACTATGGTGGTTGCAATCTTGACAGTGCACATTAGTAACGGTTTATTCATGTCCAATAATGGCTATGAGTTTGCACTGGCTTTATTCGCCATGAGTGTGGCGTTGGTTTTCCAAGGTGGCGGTAAGTTTTCTATTGATGCGGTGTTAAGCAACAAATAG
- a CDS encoding LysR substrate-binding domain-containing protein: MNTSLLTLESLLVLDAIERRGSFAAAAEQLNKVPSALSYIVQKLEEQLGVTLFVRQGRRSVLTPAGQHLLEEGRKVLSAVSKITEQTQTIAHGWEPKIRIAIDSILDNKKIFDVIADFLYEHPSIEIDITEEVMNGTWESLIDDEVDLVIGAPEPTPNQQGLRTVKIETLNLLLVVKANHPILQYEQPLGKNDLRQFRTIVVHDSVKGEIPRSSNLIEDSQHFFVSSVNQKIDAVLAGIGMGFLPENRIQPYLDSKQFVSLDFPEAVKTCDLFMAWKTINHGKGLKNLSERLEKIFLSTQ, encoded by the coding sequence ATGAACACATCGTTGCTCACACTTGAGTCATTACTGGTTTTAGATGCTATCGAAAGAAGAGGCAGCTTCGCAGCCGCGGCTGAACAACTAAATAAAGTACCCTCGGCTTTATCATACATAGTCCAAAAACTGGAAGAACAATTAGGTGTCACCTTGTTTGTAAGACAGGGCAGACGCTCCGTTTTAACACCGGCGGGTCAGCACTTACTCGAAGAAGGAAGAAAAGTACTCTCAGCGGTCAGCAAAATTACTGAACAAACACAAACCATTGCCCATGGATGGGAACCGAAGATTAGAATTGCTATTGATTCTATTTTGGACAATAAAAAAATATTTGATGTCATTGCGGATTTTTTATACGAACATCCTTCGATTGAGATCGATATAACCGAAGAAGTTATGAACGGCACTTGGGAATCACTTATCGATGACGAAGTCGACTTAGTCATTGGCGCGCCAGAGCCAACGCCTAACCAGCAAGGGCTTCGTACAGTCAAAATAGAGACTCTTAACCTATTACTGGTCGTAAAAGCCAACCACCCAATATTGCAATATGAGCAACCATTAGGTAAAAACGATTTGCGTCAATTTAGAACAATAGTGGTACATGACTCTGTCAAAGGAGAAATTCCTCGCTCAAGTAATTTAATCGAAGACAGTCAGCACTTCTTTGTCTCGTCTGTTAACCAAAAAATAGACGCCGTACTTGCAGGGATAGGAATGGGTTTTCTCCCCGAAAATCGCATTCAACCCTACTTAGACAGTAAGCAATTTGTGTCTTTAGATTTCCCCGAGGCTGTTAAGACGTGCGATTTATTTATGGCTTGGAAAACAATAAATCATGGGAAAGGCTTGAAAAATTTAAGCGAGCGATTAGAAAAGATATTCCTCAGCACTCAGTAG
- the fabV gene encoding enoyl-ACP reductase FabV — protein sequence MIIQPKIRGFICTTTHPTGCDLNVKEQIELTKQKGQIKDGPKKVLVIGSSSGYGLSSRIAAAFGSGAATLGVFFEKPATEKKTGTAGWYNAAAFEKYAHEAGLYAKSINGDAFSNEAREKVIELIKADLGQIDMVVYSLASPVRKLPDTGEVVRSVLKPIGEAYRSTAIDTNKNVIIDAEIEPATEEEIEATKVVMGGQDWELWMDALQSAGVLAEGARTVAYSYIGSDITWPIYWHGALGKAKEDLDRAATAINAQLSQTGGGANVAVLKSVVTQASSAIPVMPLYLAMVFKIMRQQGVHEGCMEQVYRMFSERLYNGLTPESLTDESNRLRLDDLELREDIQAACRDLWPQVTSENLFEMTDYQLYKDEFLKLFGFGVEGVDYEADVSPEVDFNVISL from the coding sequence ATGATAATACAGCCTAAAATCAGAGGTTTTATTTGTACGACGACGCACCCAACTGGATGCGATTTAAATGTGAAAGAACAGATTGAGCTGACGAAACAAAAAGGTCAGATTAAAGACGGCCCTAAAAAAGTACTCGTTATTGGCTCTTCAAGTGGATATGGTTTGTCTTCACGAATTGCGGCGGCTTTTGGATCTGGTGCGGCCACTTTAGGTGTGTTCTTTGAAAAGCCTGCAACGGAAAAGAAAACTGGCACGGCGGGTTGGTACAATGCCGCCGCATTTGAGAAATACGCACACGAAGCGGGTCTTTATGCGAAAAGCATTAATGGTGATGCTTTCTCAAATGAAGCGCGTGAAAAAGTCATTGAGTTGATCAAAGCTGATCTTGGTCAAATCGACATGGTCGTTTATTCTTTGGCATCGCCAGTCCGTAAATTGCCGGATACAGGCGAAGTGGTTCGTTCTGTATTAAAGCCTATTGGTGAGGCCTACCGTTCTACCGCGATCGATACGAATAAAAATGTTATTATCGATGCGGAAATCGAACCCGCAACAGAAGAAGAAATTGAAGCCACTAAAGTGGTAATGGGTGGTCAAGATTGGGAGCTTTGGATGGATGCTCTGCAATCAGCCGGGGTGTTGGCCGAAGGTGCTCGAACGGTTGCCTATTCTTACATAGGTTCAGATATAACTTGGCCAATTTATTGGCACGGCGCACTGGGTAAAGCGAAAGAAGATTTGGATCGTGCCGCGACAGCAATTAATGCCCAGTTGTCTCAAACCGGTGGTGGTGCAAATGTGGCCGTCTTGAAGTCTGTAGTGACTCAAGCCTCTTCAGCGATTCCTGTCATGCCTTTGTATCTTGCGATGGTTTTTAAAATCATGCGTCAGCAAGGTGTTCATGAAGGTTGTATGGAGCAAGTTTACCGTATGTTCTCTGAGCGTCTTTACAATGGCTTAACCCCGGAATCATTAACGGATGAGTCTAATCGTTTGCGTCTGGATGACTTAGAGTTACGTGAAGACATTCAAGCGGCATGCCGTGATTTGTGGCCTCAAGTAACCTCAGAAAATCTTTTTGAAATGACGGATTACCAACTGTACAAGGATGAGTTTTTGAAGCTCTTTGGGTTTGGTGTTGAAGGTGTGGACTACGAAGCGGATGTGAGTCCTGAAGTAGACTTTAATGTGATTTCACTTTAA